One Persicobacter psychrovividus DNA window includes the following coding sequences:
- the topA gene encoding type I DNA topoisomerase, with translation MQKNLVIVESPAKAKTIEGYLGEDYKVVSSFGHVRDLPKGNNAIDIENGFKPTYEVSADKKEVIRDLKKLAKDAELVYLASDDDREGEAISWHLKETLKLEDERTKRIVFHEITKNAIVKAINNPRTIDENLVNAQQARRVLDRLVGFELSPVLWKKIKAGLSAGRVQSVAVRIVVERERTIDAHQVSSFFKIKARFDLPEGRYLHAELPARFKTEEEANAFLTDCQQATFKINSLTKKPSKKSPAPPFTTSTLQQEASRKLGFSVAQTMAVAQRLYEAGKITYMRTDSLNLSDDALAAAAKEVTQAYGEEYAHTRKYTTKSASAQEAHEAIRPTNFAEHKITTGERNEQRLYELIWKRAIASQMSQAEIEKTTAKIGVSTRSEELSATGQVVTFEGFLKVYIESSDDEDQNEESKDMLPPLSEGQELAFNEMIARQGFTRPPARFTEASLVKELEEKGIGRPSTYAPTISTVQRRNYVVKEPRDGVERPYRELILGSDLQLTALDKTETTGAEKNKLYPTDIGMVVNDFLVEYFPNVVDFSFTAKVEKEFDEIAHGQQNWDEMIGSFYSGFHTKVEQAELIDRREISSARELGNDPKTGKPVIARLGRFGPLVQLGETSEEEGAEKPQFASLRKGQYLEKITLEEALELFKLPRDVGMYEDKKVVAAIGRFGPYLRHDGKFVSLGKEYDPLSVEIDTAIELIEAKRQADREKFIKAFDEDPEVQVLKGRWGPYIKFGKKNVKIPKELKETPLEITWEQAVEWEAATPEKGKKGAAKKTTAAKKPAAKKATAKKPAAKKTAAKKPAAKKTTTAKKTTTRKKATPVVEKEAEA, from the coding sequence ATGCAGAAAAATTTGGTAATAGTGGAGTCCCCTGCCAAGGCCAAGACCATTGAAGGCTATTTGGGAGAGGACTATAAAGTTGTTTCGAGCTTTGGGCACGTTCGGGATTTGCCCAAGGGGAACAATGCCATTGATATAGAGAATGGTTTTAAGCCGACCTATGAAGTAAGTGCTGACAAGAAGGAGGTTATTCGTGACCTGAAAAAATTAGCCAAGGATGCCGAATTGGTCTATCTCGCATCCGATGATGACCGTGAGGGAGAGGCGATTTCATGGCACTTGAAAGAAACCTTAAAATTGGAAGATGAGCGTACCAAACGGATTGTCTTTCATGAAATTACCAAAAATGCGATTGTCAAGGCGATTAACAATCCACGGACCATCGATGAAAACCTGGTGAATGCACAACAGGCACGAAGGGTCCTTGACCGCTTGGTGGGTTTTGAGCTTTCGCCAGTTTTATGGAAAAAAATTAAGGCCGGCCTGTCGGCGGGTCGTGTGCAGTCCGTAGCAGTACGTATTGTCGTGGAGCGCGAACGCACGATTGATGCGCATCAGGTGAGTTCATTTTTTAAGATCAAAGCACGTTTCGATCTCCCTGAAGGCCGTTATCTGCATGCAGAATTGCCTGCAAGGTTCAAGACCGAGGAGGAAGCCAACGCTTTCCTTACCGACTGTCAGCAAGCGACTTTCAAGATCAACAGCCTGACCAAAAAGCCAAGTAAGAAATCTCCGGCACCACCGTTCACGACTTCTACCCTTCAGCAGGAAGCATCGCGGAAGTTGGGCTTCTCGGTAGCACAAACCATGGCGGTAGCACAGCGTTTGTATGAAGCCGGTAAGATTACTTATATGCGTACCGATTCCCTGAATTTATCTGATGATGCTTTGGCTGCTGCGGCAAAAGAAGTGACTCAGGCCTATGGAGAGGAATACGCACATACGAGAAAATACACCACGAAATCTGCTTCGGCACAGGAGGCTCACGAGGCCATCCGTCCGACAAATTTCGCTGAGCATAAAATCACCACCGGAGAGCGTAACGAGCAACGCCTTTACGAATTGATCTGGAAACGTGCCATTGCATCGCAGATGTCACAAGCCGAGATTGAAAAGACGACCGCTAAAATTGGGGTTTCTACCCGCAGCGAGGAGCTTTCGGCAACAGGGCAGGTGGTTACTTTTGAAGGTTTCTTAAAGGTTTACATCGAATCTTCGGACGATGAGGATCAAAATGAAGAATCCAAAGATATGTTGCCGCCATTGTCTGAGGGGCAGGAATTGGCCTTCAATGAAATGATTGCACGTCAGGGGTTCACACGTCCGCCGGCAAGATTTACAGAGGCCAGTCTGGTGAAAGAACTGGAGGAAAAAGGCATCGGTCGTCCTTCTACTTATGCACCGACGATCTCTACGGTACAGCGCCGAAATTATGTGGTGAAAGAGCCACGCGACGGGGTGGAACGCCCTTACCGTGAATTGATTTTGGGCTCGGATTTGCAACTGACGGCTTTGGATAAAACCGAAACGACAGGCGCAGAGAAGAACAAGCTATACCCAACAGATATTGGGATGGTGGTAAATGATTTCTTGGTCGAATATTTCCCGAATGTGGTCGATTTCTCCTTCACCGCAAAAGTGGAAAAGGAATTTGATGAAATTGCTCACGGACAGCAAAACTGGGACGAGATGATCGGCAGTTTTTACAGCGGTTTCCATACCAAAGTAGAACAGGCAGAATTGATTGACCGTCGTGAAATTAGCTCTGCCCGGGAATTGGGGAATGATCCTAAAACCGGAAAGCCTGTGATTGCACGATTGGGCCGATTTGGTCCATTGGTACAACTCGGAGAAACTTCCGAAGAGGAAGGTGCAGAAAAGCCACAGTTTGCCAGCTTGCGCAAGGGGCAGTATCTGGAGAAAATTACTTTGGAGGAGGCTTTGGAGCTCTTCAAATTGCCACGTGATGTGGGGATGTATGAAGATAAAAAAGTGGTGGCGGCCATTGGTCGCTTCGGGCCATACCTTCGCCATGATGGAAAATTTGTCTCTTTGGGTAAAGAGTATGATCCGCTTTCAGTGGAAATTGATACCGCCATTGAGCTGATTGAAGCCAAGCGTCAGGCAGATCGTGAGAAGTTTATCAAGGCTTTTGATGAAGATCCTGAGGTGCAGGTGCTGAAAGGCCGCTGGGGGCCATACATCAAGTTTGGGAAGAAAAATGTAAAGATTCCGAAAGAGCTTAAAGAAACGCCTCTTGAAATTACCTGGGAACAGGCCGTAGAGTGGGAAGCAGCGACACCGGAAAAAGGCAAAAAAGGGGCGGCAAAGAAAACCACCGCAGCGAAAAAGCCAGCGGCGAAGAAAGCCACTGCCAAAAAGCCTGCAGCCAAGAAAACGGCAGCAAAGAAACCCGCGGCGAAGAAAACGACCACCGCAAAAAAAACAACCACCCGTAAAAAAGCCACTCCAGTAGTGGAAAAAGAGGCGGAAGCCTAA
- a CDS encoding toxin-antitoxin system YwqK family antitoxin, translating to MLSLTRRIFFTFFFAYGLLSYCCAQKLVKTYYDDAHTQLMETYEVSSDDPEIMEGRYTMYFKSGNKSAEGNYFQDEPVGFWRYYHENGQVKMQGEIVNRVNAGKWQYFHDNGQPKMQGELMNNKRVGEWLFFDRQGKLQASGVFKGSRRTGWWKFYFPNGKLKSEINFSKAEGEFIDYYPSGNIKGEGSQWQGKRQGEWRLYHDNGKVAGEGLFSADLQHGEWRLYNEDGYLKASGQYDDGERSGSWKTFYTNKQKSAEGNYYKGKREGQWQFFDPNGKPAGVVNYANDQGTFTGRDAQGHIHTQGQVKGGYFVGDWLYFKPDGQVKGQCHYKEGVGEYTEVYPNGNLKVKGSLVNGVKSGVWVMYAEDASVIGYHQASANEPLQQALTVEEFTNAQPQQTAAPARVSHKPDYRYKKKSSRYFLPRLNEFRGFIVSIAPINTFAGELPLSMEYYIQERHGIEMSVSLLREPFFSTHSQLPRGTLFDLGYAISLRQKFYQRNKPYGMLYFGHEIRYCENLHAVEVLDDAGAPLELQVQERKVQYALLLGDRLIVSPQSTRKNHRPSVRFTLDWYIGVAAGPRFIWRNYDAQSDYEDYFSTITTDYFPVDFRFGLSFGLVF from the coding sequence TTGTTGTCTTTAACCCGACGGATATTTTTCACTTTCTTTTTCGCCTATGGGCTGTTATCGTATTGCTGTGCGCAAAAATTGGTAAAAACCTATTATGATGATGCCCACACGCAATTGATGGAAACCTATGAGGTGAGTAGCGATGATCCTGAAATTATGGAAGGTCGGTACACGATGTATTTCAAAAGTGGGAATAAAAGTGCCGAAGGGAATTATTTTCAGGACGAACCCGTGGGCTTCTGGCGCTATTACCATGAGAATGGGCAGGTGAAAATGCAGGGGGAGATTGTTAATCGGGTGAATGCAGGCAAGTGGCAATATTTTCACGATAACGGTCAGCCGAAAATGCAGGGGGAGCTGATGAACAATAAAAGAGTAGGGGAGTGGCTGTTTTTCGACCGACAAGGGAAATTGCAGGCTTCGGGAGTGTTTAAGGGAAGCCGCCGGACTGGCTGGTGGAAGTTCTATTTTCCCAATGGCAAACTCAAGTCGGAAATCAATTTCAGCAAAGCCGAAGGTGAGTTTATTGATTATTATCCGAGTGGCAACATTAAGGGAGAAGGTTCGCAGTGGCAAGGCAAACGACAGGGCGAATGGCGATTGTATCACGACAACGGTAAAGTGGCTGGCGAGGGGCTTTTTTCTGCTGATCTTCAGCATGGCGAATGGCGGCTATATAATGAGGACGGTTACCTGAAGGCCAGTGGGCAATATGATGATGGTGAACGCAGTGGTTCCTGGAAAACATTTTATACTAACAAGCAAAAATCCGCAGAAGGAAATTATTATAAGGGAAAGCGCGAAGGGCAATGGCAATTTTTCGATCCCAACGGAAAGCCTGCTGGTGTAGTGAATTATGCCAACGACCAAGGGACTTTTACAGGAAGGGACGCTCAGGGGCATATCCATACCCAGGGGCAAGTTAAGGGAGGCTATTTTGTGGGCGACTGGCTTTATTTTAAACCTGACGGGCAGGTAAAAGGGCAATGTCATTATAAAGAAGGAGTTGGAGAATACACGGAGGTTTATCCGAATGGTAACCTCAAAGTCAAAGGGAGCCTCGTCAATGGGGTGAAAAGTGGGGTTTGGGTGATGTATGCCGAAGATGCCTCAGTGATTGGCTATCATCAGGCGTCTGCCAACGAACCTTTGCAACAGGCACTGACCGTGGAGGAATTCACCAATGCCCAGCCGCAGCAAACTGCCGCACCTGCCCGGGTGAGCCACAAACCGGATTACCGATACAAGAAAAAAAGTTCCCGCTACTTTTTGCCACGGCTGAATGAGTTCCGGGGTTTTATCGTCAGCATTGCCCCCATTAATACTTTTGCAGGAGAACTTCCCCTGAGTATGGAGTATTATATTCAGGAGCGACATGGTATTGAAATGAGTGTCAGTTTACTTCGAGAACCATTTTTCAGTACGCATAGCCAACTGCCAAGAGGAACACTCTTTGATCTGGGCTATGCAATTAGCCTTCGGCAGAAGTTTTATCAGCGGAATAAACCATACGGTATGCTGTATTTTGGGCATGAGATTCGGTACTGTGAGAATTTGCATGCGGTGGAGGTACTGGATGATGCCGGTGCCCCACTGGAACTTCAGGTACAGGAACGGAAAGTGCAATATGCCCTCTTATTGGGCGACCGCCTGATCGTCAGTCCGCAATCCACAAGAAAAAATCACCGGCCTTCTGTGCGATTTACATTGGATTGGTACATTGGCGTCGCTGCGGGCCCGCGGTTTATTTGGCGCAATTACGATGCTCAGAGCGATTATGAAGACTATTTTTCGACAATAACCACAGATTACTTTCCTGTGGACTTCCGCTTCGGTCTGAGCTTTGGTTTGGTGTTTTAA
- a CDS encoding HAD family phosphatase, with protein MKQIKTIIFDFGAVLLDISLQRAIEAFSQLSGKPVAVLSESIYETDLFNAHEKGQLSNTDFLNRLSAQLGVEVPHQVLIDHWNKVLVDLPKERLEMVQSLRENYRVLLLSNTNAIHVAQFDGMVNQHGFEGGMHAMFDKVYYSNEIGMRKPDPAIFEYVVEQENIDLSEMLFVDDNEANCKTCRALGWQVEQMKPNSGDFSFFADYGIQY; from the coding sequence ATGAAACAGATAAAAACAATCATATTTGATTTTGGTGCAGTTTTGCTCGATATTAGCCTTCAGCGTGCCATTGAGGCCTTCTCACAATTATCGGGGAAGCCAGTGGCAGTCCTTTCTGAAAGTATTTATGAGACAGACCTGTTCAATGCCCATGAGAAGGGACAGCTGAGCAATACCGATTTTTTAAACCGGCTCAGTGCGCAACTCGGCGTGGAGGTTCCACATCAGGTATTGATCGATCACTGGAATAAAGTACTGGTGGATTTACCCAAAGAGCGGCTTGAAATGGTACAGTCACTGCGCGAAAATTACCGGGTTTTACTGCTGAGCAACACCAACGCAATTCATGTTGCGCAATTCGATGGGATGGTTAATCAGCATGGTTTTGAAGGCGGGATGCACGCGATGTTCGACAAAGTGTACTATTCAAATGAGATAGGGATGCGTAAGCCTGATCCGGCAATTTTTGAATACGTGGTTGAGCAGGAAAACATTGACCTGAGCGAGATGTTGTTTGTGGACGACAATGAGGCCAATTGTAAAACCTGCCGCGCCCTTGGCTGGCAAGTGGAGCAAATGAAACCCAATTCTGGTGATTTCTCCTTTTTTGCCGACTACGGTATTCAGTATTAA
- the def gene encoding peptide deformylase, with translation MILPITAYGMPVLKKLAVDIEENNEEVQALVANMFETMYKASGVGLAGPQVNENLRIFVIDGSPMAEEDPKCEGFKKVFINPEIIEEYGEEWGFEEGCLSIPGIRETVMRPEKVLIRYRDENWQEHEEEFDGLRARIVQHEYDHVEGILFTDYLTPFKKRLLKKKLTNIAKGVAPHDYRMKFPK, from the coding sequence ATGATTTTACCGATTACCGCCTATGGCATGCCGGTATTGAAAAAGTTAGCCGTAGATATTGAAGAAAACAATGAGGAAGTACAGGCATTGGTTGCCAACATGTTTGAAACCATGTACAAAGCCTCAGGGGTTGGCTTAGCAGGCCCACAAGTCAATGAAAATTTGAGAATTTTTGTGATTGACGGTTCGCCGATGGCAGAGGAAGACCCAAAATGCGAAGGCTTCAAAAAAGTGTTCATCAACCCGGAAATCATCGAGGAATACGGTGAAGAATGGGGTTTCGAAGAAGGCTGCCTGAGTATTCCTGGCATTCGCGAAACTGTCATGCGCCCAGAAAAAGTACTCATTCGCTACCGCGATGAAAACTGGCAGGAACATGAAGAGGAATTTGATGGCTTACGTGCGCGCATCGTTCAGCATGAATATGACCACGTAGAAGGCATCCTTTTCACCGACTACCTCACCCCTTTCAAGAAGCGTTTGTTAAAGAAAAAACTGACCAATATTGCCAAGGGCGTTGCTCCACACGATTACCGTATGAAGTTCCCTAAGTAA
- the ppk2 gene encoding polyphosphate kinase 2, whose translation MENQQQPIKVNKKIYEKELERLQLELVKLQKWVKKKGLRVCVLFEGRDAAGKGGAIKRIRENLSPRICKVVALGIPTEKEKTQWYFQRYVHHLPAAGEIVLFDRSWYNRAGVEHVMGYCSQEQYEEFLRSCPEFERMLIRSGLILVKYWFSVSDDEQEKRFKERLATPMKRWKFSPMDIKSREKWMEYSQAKDQMFSYTDTKQSPWNVVKADNKKAARLNCIAHLLDQIDYEDIPDEEIVLPEIDKSKGYIRMPISELTYVPKKYE comes from the coding sequence ATGGAGAACCAACAGCAACCGATTAAGGTCAACAAAAAAATTTATGAAAAAGAGCTGGAGCGCCTTCAGCTTGAACTGGTAAAACTGCAAAAATGGGTCAAGAAAAAGGGCTTACGCGTTTGTGTTTTATTTGAAGGAAGAGATGCCGCCGGAAAAGGTGGAGCCATCAAGCGTATCCGTGAAAACCTGAGCCCGAGAATTTGCAAAGTGGTTGCGCTGGGTATTCCTACTGAAAAAGAGAAAACGCAATGGTACTTCCAGCGTTATGTTCACCATTTACCCGCTGCCGGAGAGATTGTCCTTTTTGACAGAAGCTGGTACAACCGCGCAGGGGTAGAACATGTGATGGGCTATTGCAGTCAGGAGCAATATGAAGAATTTTTGCGCAGCTGTCCGGAATTTGAACGTATGCTGATCCGCTCGGGGCTGATCCTTGTTAAATACTGGTTCTCTGTAAGTGATGACGAGCAGGAGAAGCGCTTCAAGGAAAGGCTTGCAACGCCCATGAAGCGATGGAAATTCTCCCCGATGGATATTAAATCCAGGGAAAAATGGATGGAATATTCGCAGGCCAAAGATCAGATGTTCTCCTATACAGACACCAAGCAGAGCCCCTGGAATGTGGTAAAGGCCGATAACAAAAAAGCGGCACGGCTGAACTGTATTGCCCACTTGCTTGATCAGATAGATTATGAGGACATTCCTGATGAGGAAATTGTCCTGCCGGAAATCGATAAAAGCAAAGGCTATATCCGGATGCCGATTTCAGAGCTGACCTATGTTCCCAAAAAATATGAATAA
- a CDS encoding CvfB family protein, producing MLKIGATNTLKILRQIPFGLILDSDQGDILLPNKFVKSDMEIGQELSVFIYRDFKDRLTATTQTPKAEVGEMATLMCVDLTKFGAFLDWGLDKDLLVPKSEMDENMEKGRKYVVQIIHDHKSDRIIASSKIKSFFNRDLEGLEKGQKVDMMIYRKTPLGYTVVVDGQYEGMLFDNQVFKFVRPGDRVEGFIKTIREDGKLDLTLQQEGYEAVVNSTDDIIGKLEEAGGFLPYHDKSNAEEIKEVFQMSKRTFKKVLGGLYKAGKITLDKEGITLVK from the coding sequence ATGTTAAAAATCGGAGCAACAAATACGCTTAAGATCTTACGACAAATTCCATTTGGATTAATCCTTGATTCTGATCAGGGGGATATCCTTTTGCCAAACAAATTTGTCAAATCCGATATGGAAATCGGACAAGAGCTCTCGGTATTCATTTATCGAGATTTTAAGGATCGTCTGACCGCCACCACACAAACCCCGAAGGCTGAAGTAGGGGAAATGGCTACACTAATGTGTGTGGATCTCACCAAATTTGGTGCATTTTTAGACTGGGGTCTTGATAAAGACCTTTTGGTTCCTAAGAGTGAAATGGATGAAAACATGGAGAAAGGGCGCAAGTATGTCGTTCAGATCATCCATGATCATAAATCCGACCGCATCATCGCATCCTCAAAGATTAAATCTTTTTTCAACCGTGATCTCGAAGGGCTGGAAAAAGGACAAAAAGTTGACATGATGATCTATCGTAAAACGCCACTTGGCTATACGGTAGTTGTTGATGGGCAGTATGAAGGAATGCTTTTTGACAATCAGGTATTTAAATTCGTGCGCCCTGGCGACCGTGTTGAAGGTTTCATCAAGACCATCCGTGAGGACGGAAAACTTGACCTGACCCTGCAACAGGAAGGTTATGAGGCCGTAGTGAATTCTACAGATGATATTATTGGTAAGCTTGAAGAAGCTGGAGGTTTTTTACCTTACCATGACAAATCTAATGCGGAAGAAATTAAAGAGGTTTTTCAGATGTCCAAACGTACCTTTAAAAAAGTACTTGGAGGCTTGTATAAGGCAGGCAAAATCACCCTCGATAAAGAAGGCATTACCTTAGTTAAATAG
- a CDS encoding CoA-binding protein has translation MKKTIIIGASPNDARYSYKATKMLSEFRHPVIPLGIRSGNIEGHEILSLSEKKHYEDIDTVTLYLSPENQGSYIDYILSLHPKRVIFNPGTYNPAFIEQLEEAGIEAQEACTLVLLRTHQY, from the coding sequence ATGAAAAAAACGATCATCATAGGGGCATCACCAAACGACGCCCGATATAGCTATAAAGCCACCAAAATGCTTTCAGAGTTCCGCCACCCAGTCATTCCACTGGGCATTCGTTCGGGAAATATTGAAGGGCATGAGATTCTTTCCTTATCAGAAAAAAAACATTACGAAGATATAGACACCGTAACGCTTTACCTCTCTCCGGAAAATCAGGGCAGTTATATTGATTATATTCTGAGCCTTCATCCAAAGCGGGTGATCTTCAATCCTGGCACATACAATCCTGCCTTTATTGAACAGCTCGAGGAAGCGGGCATTGAAGCGCAGGAAGCCTGCACACTGGTCTTACTCCGTACCCATCAATATTAA
- a CDS encoding uracil-xanthine permease family protein yields the protein MKQSSGQQVVLGVQFLFVAFGATVLVPLLVGIDPAVALFTAGVGTLIFHLITKGKVPVFLGSSFAFIAPIIACTKLYGLESTFSGLIAVGGVYAVASGLIKLRGLKDVERLFPPAVVGPVIMVIGLSLAHVAVDMAKTNWFVAIVVLLTAMVINIYGKGFMKLVPIFGALVIGYCLSVALDLSGLYVHFGDKIIDFSPIINADWFALPKFIHPEFNWNAVLFMLPVAFAPMIEHIGDMYAISTVAKKDFVKEPGLHRTLLGDGIATAFAGFLGGPPNTTYSEVTGAISLTGVTNPTILRISAITAICFSVIGKVSGFLRTIPQAVLGGIMLLLFGTIASVGIGALVQNKDHFAQPRNQAIAAVILTIGIGGAVFQFGEFSLSGIGLASLVGVVLNLILPDKSHAKK from the coding sequence ATGAAACAATCTTCAGGACAGCAAGTCGTCTTAGGTGTTCAATTCCTGTTTGTCGCCTTTGGCGCAACAGTTTTGGTACCGCTATTGGTGGGCATTGATCCCGCTGTTGCCCTATTTACTGCCGGCGTCGGAACGCTTATCTTTCACCTTATCACCAAAGGAAAAGTACCTGTATTCCTGGGCAGTAGCTTTGCGTTTATTGCACCAATTATTGCCTGTACCAAACTCTACGGACTGGAATCTACCTTCTCCGGCCTAATTGCAGTAGGTGGCGTGTATGCCGTAGCATCGGGTTTAATAAAGCTTCGTGGCTTAAAAGATGTGGAGCGCTTGTTTCCCCCTGCGGTTGTTGGGCCAGTAATTATGGTGATTGGATTGTCGCTGGCACATGTGGCCGTTGATATGGCCAAAACCAATTGGTTTGTCGCCATTGTCGTTTTATTGACCGCCATGGTGATTAACATTTATGGTAAAGGGTTTATGAAATTGGTGCCGATTTTTGGTGCACTTGTTATCGGGTATTGCCTTTCAGTAGCCCTTGACCTCTCTGGACTTTATGTTCACTTTGGTGACAAAATTATTGACTTCAGCCCAATTATTAATGCGGACTGGTTTGCTTTGCCTAAATTCATCCATCCTGAATTTAACTGGAATGCGGTATTGTTCATGCTGCCGGTCGCTTTTGCTCCTATGATTGAGCATATCGGAGATATGTACGCCATCAGTACTGTAGCGAAAAAAGACTTCGTTAAAGAGCCTGGCTTACACCGTACGTTATTAGGCGATGGTATTGCCACAGCCTTTGCGGGCTTCTTGGGAGGGCCTCCAAACACCACCTATTCTGAAGTTACAGGTGCAATTTCCCTTACAGGTGTAACCAACCCGACGATCCTTCGAATTTCCGCCATTACAGCGATCTGTTTCTCGGTCATTGGTAAAGTGAGTGGTTTTTTGAGAACGATTCCTCAGGCCGTTTTAGGGGGGATCATGTTATTGCTTTTCGGAACCATTGCCTCGGTAGGTATTGGTGCGCTGGTACAAAACAAGGATCATTTCGCACAGCCTCGTAATCAGGCGATTGCAGCGGTCATCCTGACCATCGGTATTGGTGGTGCAGTATTTCAGTTCGGTGAATTTTCTCTTTCAGGTATTGGCTTGGCCTCTTTGGTTGGGGTAGTACTGAACCTGATTCTTCCTGATAAATCGCACGCTAAAAAATAA
- a CDS encoding site-2 protease family protein — protein sequence MAKKIFIHLGLFIITLITTTLAGAEWMFGKSWFFGEQTLTFPDFLAGLHYSLPFLGILTVHEFGHYFTAKKHKIDTTLPYYIPQWFMSISPSLGTFGALIRIKSYIGSRKKYFDVGLSGPLAGFIVCVGVLIYGFTHIPSIDYLYSIHPEYLKYGQDYAQHVYQAGDGGFSLGSNLLMKGLAWLFVADPSTIPNAHELMHYPFLFAGYLSLFFTALNLLPIGQLDGGHILYGLIGDKAHRIFSKWLFLLLLFLGGIGMVSPQMPTEDILIYSPLYLFFLYMCFYKMTENRLERVYYATIIFALQFGCKLIFPSFEGFSVWLAFMFMLGRFLGIYHPNTYDQQPLGRKRVILGWLAMLIFILSFTPQVFIMN from the coding sequence ATGGCAAAAAAAATATTTATACACCTCGGCTTGTTCATCATCACCCTGATCACCACCACCCTTGCTGGTGCCGAGTGGATGTTTGGGAAATCGTGGTTCTTTGGGGAACAAACGCTCACCTTCCCAGACTTTCTTGCGGGCCTTCACTACTCCCTGCCTTTTTTGGGGATTTTGACCGTCCATGAGTTTGGACATTATTTTACGGCTAAAAAGCATAAGATTGACACCACACTGCCTTACTACATTCCGCAGTGGTTTATGTCAATTTCCCCAAGCCTCGGGACTTTTGGCGCACTGATAAGAATTAAAAGCTATATCGGTTCAAGAAAAAAATATTTCGATGTCGGCCTCTCAGGCCCACTTGCGGGCTTTATCGTTTGTGTGGGCGTGCTGATTTACGGATTTACCCATATTCCATCGATCGACTACCTTTACAGTATTCATCCAGAGTATCTAAAATATGGGCAAGATTATGCCCAGCACGTCTATCAGGCGGGGGACGGTGGGTTCTCTCTGGGTTCAAATTTGTTGATGAAAGGACTCGCCTGGCTGTTTGTTGCCGACCCATCGACGATCCCCAACGCCCACGAACTGATGCATTATCCCTTTCTGTTTGCCGGCTACCTGTCGTTGTTTTTTACCGCACTTAACTTATTGCCCATCGGTCAGCTTGATGGCGGGCATATCCTGTATGGCCTGATTGGTGATAAGGCTCACCGAATCTTTTCAAAATGGTTATTTTTACTGTTGTTGTTTTTAGGGGGCATTGGTATGGTAAGCCCACAAATGCCCACAGAAGATATTTTGATTTACAGCCCATTGTACCTGTTCTTTCTGTATATGTGTTTTTATAAAATGACCGAGAACAGGCTTGAGCGGGTTTATTATGCCACCATTATTTTTGCGTTGCAGTTTGGCTGTAAACTGATTTTTCCATCATTTGAGGGCTTTTCCGTATGGCTGGCTTTCATGTTCATGCTTGGCAGATTTTTGGGCATCTATCACCCAAATACTTATGATCAGCAGCCATTGGGAAGAAAACGGGTGATATTGGGTTGGCTGGCGATGCTGATTTTTATCCTCAGCTTCACCCCACAAGTATTTATTATGAATTAA
- a CDS encoding amidohydrolase: MKKDLKIATVQADLYWEDIDANLAHLEELISAQAFEADLIVLPEMFNTGFTHNQAVAEHMNGKTFRWMKLLATQHNCVVTGSYIIKEGGAYYNRLIWMKADGSFLFYDKRHLFRMGKEHLAFHAGDEKLIVELEGWRICPLICYDLRFPIWSRNISHPGGSMDYDVLIYPSSWPESRHHVWNTLLPARAIENQAYTIGVNRIGQDGNGLNYQGGSQSYGPKGFSIHNQGTAQSVEVVTLSYEVLQGVRDRFPAHLDQDRFEIHPDLDRI; the protein is encoded by the coding sequence ATGAAAAAGGATCTGAAAATCGCTACTGTACAAGCTGACCTCTACTGGGAAGACATTGATGCCAACCTGGCTCATTTAGAGGAATTGATCAGCGCCCAAGCGTTTGAAGCTGATTTGATTGTCCTGCCAGAAATGTTTAACACTGGTTTTACGCATAATCAGGCCGTGGCCGAACATATGAATGGCAAAACATTCCGATGGATGAAACTCTTGGCGACACAGCACAATTGTGTGGTGACAGGAAGTTACATCATCAAAGAAGGTGGTGCTTATTATAACCGCCTGATATGGATGAAAGCAGACGGCTCTTTTCTTTTTTATGATAAGCGACACCTGTTCCGTATGGGAAAGGAACATCTGGCATTTCATGCTGGTGATGAAAAACTGATTGTAGAGCTTGAAGGGTGGCGTATATGTCCATTGATCTGCTACGATCTGCGCTTTCCTATCTGGTCAAGAAATATCTCACATCCTGGCGGCAGCATGGATTATGACGTCCTCATTTATCCTTCTTCCTGGCCAGAAAGCAGACACCATGTTTGGAACACCCTCCTGCCTGCCCGAGCGATTGAAAATCAGGCCTACACCATTGGCGTCAATCGTATTGGTCAAGATGGCAATGGGCTGAATTATCAGGGCGGATCACAATCCTATGGCCCAAAGGGCTTCAGTATCCATAATCAGGGCACTGCGCAATCTGTTGAGGTAGTCACCCTTTCTTATGAAGTACTTCAGGGGGTCAGGGATCGTTTCCCTGCACACTTGGATCAGGACAGGTTCGAAATCCATCCTGACCTGGACCGCATTTAA